The Arachis hypogaea cultivar Tifrunner chromosome 14, arahy.Tifrunner.gnm2.J5K5, whole genome shotgun sequence genome has a segment encoding these proteins:
- the LOC112743573 gene encoding transcription factor MYB113: MGGVAWTEEEDHLLKKCIQQYGEGKWHRVPLLAGLNRCRKSCRLRWLNYLRPNIKRGNFAEEEVEMIVKLHKLLGNRWSLIAGRLPGRTANDVKNYWNCHLSKKLNAMEGEERSQATKNVEVIRPQARNIGTSSSMKRRRGIQGESSSPIESDLLAQQEISGMSSTMSFDADGQSHHNMLESQLENNIYSCLEQQDIVGELPMDFRFEGGVEEIINAGEGSSGQWDWDDLLLDMDLYKDFATN, translated from the exons ATGGGTGGAGTTGCTTGGACTGAAGAAGAGGATCACTTGCTTAAGAAATGCATACAACAATATGGTGAAGGCAAATGGCATAGGGTTCCTCTATTGGCTG GTCTAAACAGGTGCCGAAAGAGCTGCAGACTAAGGTGGCTGAACTACCTtcgtcctaacataaaaagaggaaattttgcagaggaagaagtggagaTGATTGTTAAACTCCACAAATTATTGGGAAATAG GTGGTCACTGATTGCAGGAAGGCTGCCGGGAAGGACTGCCAACGATGTGAAGAACTATTGGAATTGTCATCTGAGCAAGAAACTGAATGCAATGGAAGGCGAAGAGAGATCACAAGCGACCAAAAATGTTGAAGTGATTAGGCCACAGGCTAGAAACATTGGCACTTCAAGCTCCATGAAGCGAAGAAGGGGAATTCAGGGCGAGTCATCATCCCCGATCGAGAGCGATTTACTTGCTCAACAAGAAATCAGTGGCATGTCGTCCACAATGTCGTTTGATGCCGACGGACAAAGCCATCATAACATGCTAGAATCGCAGCTAGAAAACAACATATACTCATGCTTGGAGCAGCAGGACATTGTTGGTGAGTTGCCTATGGATTTCCGTTTCGAAGGAGGAGTCGAAGAGATCATCAACGCCGGCGAAGGGAGCAGCGGCCAGTGGGATTGGGATGACTTGCTGTTAGACATGGATCTATATAAAGATTTTGCGACTAATTAG